Proteins found in one Schistocerca serialis cubense isolate TAMUIC-IGC-003099 chromosome 5, iqSchSeri2.2, whole genome shotgun sequence genomic segment:
- the LOC126481706 gene encoding serine protease persephone-like, which yields MATTAIRVTVSCVLMLLLEFATSSPLFLQEGSACASGSCRGVHHCPAALLAIRHRRPLPPRCGFSGLEEVVCCPEAEVGAEEGDSNDIPSGDAWAFPAAERRPSEAACSSYKDMQDVLEEYILPGKLAGPHEFPHMAALGFNVPNTEGLSWLCGGTLISDQFVLTAAHCCANRVTGRPVTVRLGVNNLTATADGADYGISEIVLHPSYRKRQYYNDIALLRLDRRVEFSDAVFPACLNTQDGDPPSFTAAGWGATNAAGTRLSSVLLKTTIYPRALSQCQNAYKDRFPQGMDSSVICAGDPQGKTDTCDGDSGSPLVTGSSAPYTAVGVTSVGPRPCGGALPGVYTRVSTHLGWLEGRVWP from the exons ATGGCGACAACGGCTATACGTGTTACTGTGTCTTGCGTGTTGATGCTGCTGTTGGAATTTGCAACGTCTAGCCCTCTCTTCCTCCAAG AGGGCTCTGCCTGCGCCTCCGGCAGCTGCCGCGGAGTGCACCACTGCCCGGCTGCGCTGCTCGCCATCCGCCATCGCCGGCCGCTGCCCCCGCGCTGCGGCTTCTCCGGCCTGGAGGAGGTCGTCTGCTGCCCGGAGGCGGAGGTGGGGGCGGAGGAAGGGGACTCCAACGACATCCCCAGCGGCGACGCCTGGGCCTTCCCTGCGGCAGAGCGGCGGCCCAGCGAGGCAG CGTGCAGTTCTTACAAGGATATGCAGGATGTTCTGGAAGAGTACATTCTGCCTGGGAAACTGGCTGGTCCGCATGAATTTCCACACATG GCGGCGCTGGGCTTCAACGTCCCCAACACGGAGGGCCTCAGCTGGCTGTGCGGAGGGACCCTCATCAGCGACCAGTTCGTCCTCACCGCGGCCCACTGCTGCGCCAACAGGGTCAC GGGAAGGCCAGTCACGGTGCGCCTGGGAGTGAACAACCTCACGGCGACAGCAGACGGCGCAGACTACGGGATCTCGGAAATCGTGCTGCACCCCAGCTACAGGAAGCGGCAGTATTACAACGACATAGCGCTGCTGAGACTGGACAGGAGGGTGGAGTTCAGCGACGCCGTCTTCCCCGCCTGTCTCAACACGCAGGACGGAGACCCGCCCAGCTTCACTGCCGCTGGCTGGGGAGCCACGAACGCTGCCG GAACGCGACTGAGCTCTGTGCTTCTGAAGACCACCATCTACCCACGTGCGTTATCACAGTGCCAAAATGCCTACAAGGACAGATTTCCACAGGGAATGGACTCGTCAGTGATCTGTGCCGGAGACCCACAGGGGAAGACTGACACCTGTGAT GGCGACTCCGGCTCCCCTCTGGTGACTGGCAGCTCCGCCCCCTACACGGCGGTGGGCGTCACCAGCGTGGGTCCCCGGCCCTGCGGCGGCGCCCTGCCCGGCGTCTACACGCGCGTCTCCACACACCTCGGCTGGCTGGAGGGGCGCGTCTGGCCCTAG
- the LOC126481707 gene encoding serine protease persephone-like: MQGRPVTVRLGVNNLTATADGADYGISEIVLHPSYRKRRSYGDIALLRLDRRVEFSDAVFPACLNTQDGDPPSFTAAGWGATNAAGTRLSSVLLKTTIYPRALSQCQNAYKERFPQGMDSSVICAGDPQGKTDTCVGDSGAPLVTGSSAPYTAVGVTSVGPRPCGGALPGVYTRVSTHLGWLEGRVWP, translated from the exons ATGCA GGGAAGGCCAGTCACGGTGCGCCTGGGAGTAAACAACCTCACAGCGACAGCGGACGGCGCAGACTACGGGATCTCGGAGATCGTGCTGCACCCCAGCTACAGGAAGCGGCGGTCCTACGGCGACATAGCGCTGCTGAGGCTGGACAGGAGGGTGGAGTTCAGCGACGCCGTCTTCCCCGCCTGTCTCAACACGCAGGACGGAGACCCGCCGAGCTTCACTGCCGCCGGCTGGGGCGCCACGAACGCTGCCG GAACGCGACTGAGCTCTGTGCTTCTGAAGACCACCATCTACCCACGTGCGTTATCCCAATGCCAAAATGCCTACAAGGAGAGATTTCCACAAGGAATGGACTCGTCAGTGATCTGTGCCGGAGACCCACAGGGGAAGACTGACACCTGTGTT GGCGACTCCGGCGCCCCTCTGGTGACTGGCAGCTCCGCCCCCTACACGGCGGTGGGCGTCACCAGCGTGGGTCCCCGGCCCTGCGGCGGCGCCCTGCCCGGCGTCTACACGCGCGTCTCCACACACCTCGGCTGGCTGGAGGGACGCGTCTGGCCCTAG